A stretch of DNA from Glycine max cultivar Williams 82 chromosome 18, Glycine_max_v4.0, whole genome shotgun sequence:
TAAAAAACTAACCGTATCAAAATCTTCCAAATTATTGGAGGTGCAGTATAAACTCTcttactaaaaaatatactaaaaggAATTTTGAAGTTTCTTTACTTTGCtacattacaaaaaaaacatttaataaaagaaaagactTTACATTACAAATTCTACACAGCATGCATACAGCACATGATTCCATCCAATCCGGTGACTTATATAATTGATCAATTCCATGTGATTATGATTGACACAGATTCATGTGCATCAACATGGTGGGCAACCCATAACCCACAATATTTTATGGTTGAATGTCAATTTCAATAATAAGTATaaacaacaaatgaaaaaacaaaatacttgcAAAATAATAATACCACTTGCAAGCTTCATATCACATGGAGATGGAGCCAACCCAAGAAGCATTATTATCATTATACAAACGACCACAAAGCTCCATAACGGGCATCCCCAACACCTCATCCACCACACGGTCATGCCACGTGTCCCTCATGGCTTCATTCAACCGTTGGATGAACCCCTTCTTGAATTTCTCACAATAATGCAACAAACGTGCCACATGGCTAGGGTCCTTATCCTCCCACCACCAACCGCCACCACCCTCCCTACATTGTGGCATCTCACCGCCACCGGAGACCATACCACGGCGGAATCCAGCCATCTCCGCCACATACTCCGCCATGCCATCAACAAGCCCTTGTGGGGCCCCTTCCCATATCCAAACCTTAGCCATGCCACGTAGGATTGCACCCACTATAGCTATCTTATCGTACCTTTGGTCTTCTAGTAACGTAGGGCTAATCTCAATGACATAACTAAAACATTTTCCTCCACCTCGTTGGAGGTGATTTCCGGCGGCGGTGTAGACGGCAACGATGTCGGTGACGTTGAGATTCCGGCGAGGTAGCTGGAGTGTGACACTATCTATGTGCTTCTTGGGGTAATTGCTATCATTGTTATTACTATTTGGATAAAGAAAGTGTTCTACGTAGGAGCTTGTGTTGAGGAGTATGCGAGAGGCTTCGTCGTTTGAGACATAGGAGAGGGCGAAACGGCGTCCCGCGGGGGAGTCCTTGGCGTCGTTTACCACGGTGATGTGGAAGGTTTTGGATGCCTCGTAGTTGGCCCATAGTGAGATGAGAGCTAGTAAGAGAATTGAGAGGATTCGGAGAACGATGTTGTTGCTGTCGGAGGTGAAGTGTTTTGCATTTTTGTCGGCAAAGTGTTGCTGGAGTGAATGGGAGGAGAAGGAGAGAGTGGAATAATAGGGTATGAGTGGTTGGAGGTGGGAGTGGTTGTCTTCCTCCTCCATTAATTTGTGTGAGCAATTGAAGGGCGAGATGCATGTGCAACTGTGCAGATGGGGAATGTTATAAAGttgattgttttaattttcagattattttttaatggtaCGCATGGAATAGTTAGgagttttttagttttagtttttaaatgaaatttctaagacaaaacatgttgtttcatgtttcaaaaaaaaatctgaaacaatttttaactcaatttcatgatatttttatattcattttcaaaatcaaaaaaaaatgatatgtgaatttgatttttaattcttaaaaatacattttttctatatttggaagtgatcttttttattcttatcaCTAACATATCATCGTCACCAATATTGTTGTCAACCCATCATCATTATCAATCTCATCACCATCAGGTTCACCACCACCGACACTAACATTGACCCTGCACTGGTACTATTGTCGTTATTTCTGATACCTACTACCATTGTTATCACCTATCATTACTATTGGTACTAACACTGCTATCACGTATCATCACCAACTGTCACTATCATTGTCGtcaccaccatcaccaccacccACAATTAGTATTGTGATCgttattgtcatcatcattgcCATACAAATATATAGGGGTGTTCACGGATATGAGTCACCTGCAAACCTGAACTGATCCAAATCAATTTGAATAGTTTTGGTTGGATCGTTTATGTATTTGGGTTAAAATTGAACCGAATTGATCAAAATCGTTCATGTACGGGTTGGGTCACGAGTTTAGTTTATAGATCCGTTGACCCGTTGAACCGATATGTGAATccgtaattaaaatataaattttattatatatatatatatattaaaaactaaaaaataatttgacaatCAAGGAAGGTGTGGTAATGTGTTATttcctttagttttttttattaaaatagtaaaaatttaataagttgGGGGATAAATCCACCTCATTACTGCAAGAAGCCAAGAACAtgtgataaatgtttttttatataattaaaatttatgataaataacttatattgtgatataagattaattttaaaaattgataattttttttaaaaaaattgaaattaaacttaaaaaaatggaaatgatAGAAAGAGATAACaaaaatccataaaaaaaaacagctgaagatttttttaaataaaaatactttcgttaaaaaataactcataaaaTTGGTCTAAttattatcctattttttttatatataacaagaattaattttaaaagattttcttGTGTTGGGATAAAATCAACTCTTTTTTCTTACATAGggctaaaatttaaatttaacctAATGTTTGAATACttataaaaatcattcaaatccAGGCTAAAAGGAGAACCCACTCTCTGTTGTGTTGTGTCGTGTCACTTTGTTTCTTAGTCAGCAGTTAACAATCCCTTCACTTCACAACAAATCATATTTCATACTTCTTTAAATTCACTTCCGACTCtcgaattttttttaccaaccaaTATAATTAACAACTCTTTTTATGTACCACTTATGTTTTATTGTGTTTTGTGCGCgtctcttatttttataaatattattaaaactcTATGTGGTATCAAAGTAACTATTATGATTAGATTATTGAGATTCATATTTGTTGATTTGTTTGATGCTCAGATAAAATTtggttattttttctaatttactcGAACCCTAatttagtttttggaaaaatatattGCGTTGATATGAATATTTATCCAGAGcaagatttttttatcaagatgtggttattttattttgagcgACAGCATTCCAAATCAATAGCATAGTTTTTTATTCTCTAGAATTGATTTATCTATCTGGATcgtatattgttttatttattttgagtttGATTCTTAGAATGATTTCCTGGAGGGCATTAGCAATTAGCATGAGGTTTtgggaattaaataaaaaagttgaaatCAATGTGAAATTCTCTAATAAAGGTGTAAATTGTGTAATGTTTTAGTGTGGATAGGTACTTTAGACTTTGCAAATGAGACAATGGGAAAAGAGTGGTACATGgagttttaattattcatttccaATTCCACCAATTAGCACTCCCTTTCCATGTCATACTCAAAGTCCTTCATAGTAAGAAACTCCTTCACAACCACAAGGACATAAAACTCCACCACAACAAAGGCAAGGACAACAACCTGAATCTGCACAAGCAgaggtaaaacaaaaaaaaaactgttggaCCCCTTTCTAATGTTTGggaatattttattaagaagGAAGATGATAGGGCTTATTGTAAGTATGGTAATGCATCATATGCAGCAATTAGTTCTATCTATGGAATCTCTAACTTGAGAAGACATGTGTTTCAACAATGTAAGAAAAACCCACACAGCCAGGttgataaaaaacaaaagacaattgTTTTTGGAAGTGGTAGTGAGAGTGACCCTAATAAAGTTAGTATGAAAGTTGTTGATTTTAATCAAGAGTGGACTCTAATAGCTCTTGCAAAGATGATGATTATTGATGAACTTGCCTTTAAGTTTGTTGAAAATGAAAGGTTTAGGAAATTCATGGAAGATGCTTaacctaaattttaaattccttctCGTGTCACTATTATTAGATATTGCATGCATGCGTTTAATGatgaaaaggagaaagagaagcaTGTGTTGTCTGCAAATAAATAAAGGTTTCACTTACTACGGATACTTGGACgttaattcaaaataagaatTACATCTTTGTGACAACTCATTACATTGATGAAGGGTGAgagttgaataaaaaaaattaaaattttgtttgatttcttACCGCAAAGGTGAAACCATAAGGATAACCCTAGAGAATTGTTTAAAAGGATGGGGGATTTCAAAAGTTTGTTGTGTAACCGTAGATAATGCAAGTGCTAATAACTTGGTTATTTCATATTTAACTAGAGCATTGAGTGTTTGGAATGGACATACTTTGTTGAATGGAGAGTTCATGCATATCTAATattttactcatattttgaATGATGTTGAATGGAGAGTTCATGCATACTTTTTTGAATGGAGAGTTCATGCATATGTGaggtgaaaaaaatgaattagatAGGTATTTGGAGATGACGTTGAAAATGACCACAACTGAGTTTGACATTTTGAATTGGTGGAAATTGAAAACATCTGAATATTATATTCTTTCCTATATGGCTAGAGATATATTAGCTATTCTTGCATATATTCCATCATCTGAGTCTGCATTTAATACACGAGATAGAATTCTAGATTTATTTCATAATTCCTTGAGTCCTACTACTATTGAATTTCTCATTTGTGCCCAAAATTGGCTTAGATCTACTAAGCAAAATGTTAATGACTTGCAAGTTGAAATAAATGAAGCAGAAAAGATTGAATTTGGTGTGTAatctcttatttcattttttacatttgtataaaatatcaattaatttgtgTGCTAATAGGATTgtgcttaaatttttaaaattatttgatttgactTTAAATACCAAGTATTGGAACTCTCGTTGAGACAACTAGTATTGAAACTTCTTAAAGTATTACTTTCAGgtatattgttatttgtttcactttttcatatttatttttttctactatGTTTATAACATTAATGgatcatattttgtttatttgtttcagCAAATCTGGTTGCAACAAATGTGATTGTAGTAAATCTGATTGCAAGAAATTAGTTTATAGAAAATGATTgtatttcatattattatagtaaatcccgttgaagaatattttattttaatttgtattagtctATTTTAGAATACTATGTTGATGGtgttaaataaatcaattatactACTTTCagacatttgataatattgtgttaattgtattgaatatttaaaagaatcatgatataaaataatagttctaagaaaaaaaaacaaccaaaTTTAAACAGGTAATCCGTTGGCCTGAACTGAATCAAATCGTTCATGAATGAGTAGGGTTAGGTTgggttaaataaattatgaaaaccGAATCAAATCGAACCgatcaaatttgattggattGGGTCTTAAATTTGATCAAAACTGGTCCAAACACCCCTACAAATATactcttaaactaattttaggAAGATAGGAAACTTTTTAAATGAGGgtatattgaaactaaaaatttcaaagaaaaagaaaaactaaaactagatttttaaactaaaatttagttttttttaaaaaaaaatttaaaatacaactaAAAATTACTCCAAATGAGCTAGATGATTACGCATGCACGTGCAAGATGATGCTTGAAGACTATGGTATAAAACAAATCTAAATAGTTTAGCTAATTTTGCTCAATATTTATGTTTAGGCATATGCACGTGCTAGATGATGCTTGAAGACTTAGGCTATAAGGATCAAAGGAGTAACTTATGAAAAAGGTGCCGACTTGAATAATGAAATGAAACATTGACGTTCGTCGGCCATGGCAAGCTATtataaatttacaatgtagtAACTTAAGAAAAAGGTACTTGTCACAAGGAACAGTTTTCCAATATCAGAACAGAATGACTGAATGATTATCACAGGGTAATAAGGAAAATGACATGTAGGAATAAAATTCTGTGAAAGAGTAGCTAGATCATGAACTTGAAGTGATGGAACACAGTTTTTTTTACCATGATGGTGTAGTATTTTGCAAGTGAAGATAGCTAGTTTATTATTTTGGacgcaaatagtaattttcctAACAcaacaatacatatatatatcttgCCATAAATTTTTTACCAGAATGATGCTAACTCAACCGTGACTCAAGTTTATCTGAAAAGGTACATGCAATCTCAATCCTTCAAAAAGACCAAGAGATCGTGCCCATAACAACCCATCTTCTATTCTTAAATTTCCACCCCAATTGCCAATAATGCCAGCTCATGACAAATAACGGGTTTCAGTGTTTCACACGTGCATTCTCATGATGCTTTTAATCATTGCCCTCTAGAAAGAACTTCAATCGCAGGCCCAACAAAGGCAACAACCACTATTTCACAACTTGGTCCCTATATACACTTGAGCCTAAAAATAGTTAGTGTAATCAAATGGTTTCTTAAAACTTCAAAGCAGTGAACATAAGAATCCTAAGTAAGATATATAGGTAACAGGAATTCACCAATGAAATCATAATTTGATTAGGTTCAAACAATAAGCTATTTCCTCAGTTTCTCTCAAGCCAAAAATTCACGGTTTGGTCCAACAATGTATAATGGCTTCATGAAGTGTATACAAACTTGCTACCTCTGGCCAAAAGCTTGGTGACCCAGAAATGCACTAATTCAACTATAGCACGATTCTTAATACCAATTTCCTCAGTCTCACTTTATTCAGATTCatggtgtaaattttttttatacatcgTGATTATTTAGTTCTCTCATCATAAATCATTCAATAGAATCATAATTGCATGAATTAGAACACCAAAATAATGAGACACTTCATGGTATTCAACGCTTGAAGTCATTGTTCTTCAAGTACTTGAGTCCTTTTTAATGCTCTTCCAATTCACTTGAATGCATTTGAATGCTCTTGAAGTaactttaattataagatatgatttaattttcctcttcttctttcttaacTTTACTGGgtaattaacctaaaaaaactttaatggGTAAGTAGTAGAATCATAAAATTCGGTCATCTTATATGTCCAAGACATATATTTGTAGAGATAGTAAAGAAGGGACCTGTTCATTCACGTCTCTTCGTTAACAGTCATATTTGTTTAAACTATAGTCTTTCATGTAGAGTAGTACAATCAGGCATGGATCCAGACGTATAAAAGGGGGGaggtcaaatttttttaaaataattatttaaatatttaatatctaataaataataaatttaacaaaaatatttattattaattttatatgtgaAACCAGAGATATGATCTtagaagaaaattaagtaaatattaactaacaactttttttaatacaattacctttattagtgttttttaaaaaaaagattgtcaTATGCATAGGTCCTAAGGGGTCGGGGAAGGGCTTCCCCCCTTGATCTACCCTTGGTTGTAATGGATCCCTTATCAAAGTTCCATTCAAGTACATtctgtt
This window harbors:
- the LOC102661574 gene encoding uncharacterized protein; its protein translation is MEEEDNHSHLQPLIPYYSTLSFSSHSLQQHFADKNAKHFTSDSNNIVLRILSILLLALISLWANYEASKTFHITVVNDAKDSPAGRRFALSYVSNDEASRILLNTSSYVEHFLYPNSNNNDSNYPKKHIDSVTLQLPRRNLNVTDIVAVYTAAGNHLQRGGGKCFSYVIEISPTLLEDQRYDKIAIVGAILRGMAKVWIWEGAPQGLVDGMAEYVAEMAGFRRGMVSGGGEMPQCREGGGGWWWEDKDPSHVARLLHYCEKFKKGFIQRLNEAMRDTWHDRVVDEVLGMPVMELCGRLYNDNNASWVGSISM